The following nucleotide sequence is from Pedobacter sp. PACM 27299.
GTTCTTCCAGATTCGGTTCAGAAAAAAGATATGGTAATTTCTTCGCCCTTGGTGCTTCATGGAACATCAGCAAAGAAAACTTTATGCAGAAACAAGATGTGATTTCTGATTTACGTTTCCGTACCAGTTATGGTGTAAATGGAAACCAGGACATTGGTAACTTTGATTCCAGAGCATTATACAATGGTTCCAGCTATGACAATGCACCAGGTTTAGTTTTCTCTAACTATGGTAATAATTTGCTGACCTGGGAGAAAAATAAACCTTTCAATGTGGCCCTTGATTTCGGTGTATTGAACAATCGCTTAACAGGTACTTTTGAGTATTATACCCGTGCGACTTCAGATTTGTTATTGGACAAACCAATTTCATCAACCAATGGCGTAACCAGCTTCACGGATAACATCGGTGCCATGAAAAACTCAGGATTGGAACTGGAATTAAATAGTGTCAATATTAAACCTGATAATGATGGTTTTGGCTGGAATACCAGTTTCAACATCTCTACAATGAAAAACAAAATTACCGCATTAAACAATCCGATTGTAAGCGGTGGTTACAACCGTTTTGTAGGTGGCGATTTCTATCAATTGTATCTGGTAGGGTATGCAGGTGTAGATCCTTCAAACGGAGATGCATTGTGGTATAAAGATGGTTCAAAAACTGAAACCACAAACGATTATAACAAGGCTACTCAGTTTAACCAAGGCAGTGCTTTACCGAAAGTATTTGGAGGTTTAACGAATACGCTTTCTTATAAACGTTTCTCATTGAGCTTCATGCTATACTTCAACTTAGGTAATAAAATCTTTGATAACTACGGTGCAACAAGTTTCAGCGATGGCTCAGGAGGCTTTGCCCCAACTACGAAGATGACACGTTACTACTATGAGAACAGGTGGACACATGAAGGTCAGATCACAGATCAGCCTAAAGTGGTATTCAACGGAACACAATCAGGTTCTTCTTCTCAGAGCTCAACACGTTTCATGTATGATGGAGACTATGTGCGTTTGAGAGATGTAACCTTAGGTTATCAATTGCCAAATCAGTGGATCAAAAAACTAAACTTATCTAGTGCAAGGATTTATTTCAGAGCAAATAACCTGTTTACTTACATCAGAGATAAACGCATCAGCTTCGACCCTGAAGTAGGTATTGAAGGATTTGCAGATAAAAATATCCCGATTTACAAAACTGCACTCCTAGGTCTTGATCTTAAATTTTAATTACAGCTACAGATGAAAATGATAAAATATACTTCAAAAATATTACCATTAATTGTGGTAGCCTTATCCTTTGGCGCTTGTAAAAAGGACTTGCTGAACATCAATCCCCAGCAGCAAACTGATGTGGAATTGGTAGTGATTGATTTACCAACTACCAAAGCTGCGGTAATGGGTACTTATGGTCTTTTACAGTCCTCTGCCTATTACGGACGTACCATGATGATTTTGCCGGATCTAATGGCAGATAATATGTATATCAGTAAGAAGAACTCTAAAAGATATACCAATTACGATCAATATACAGTAGCCACAAATGATAGTTATTCAGCTGCAACCTGGAATATCTTGTACCGTACTGTGGTGAACGCGAACATCATCATTTCTAAAGGAAAAGCATTGACCGTTCCGGAAACCGAAACTGCCGAAGTAAATCACCTGATTGGGGAAGCTCATGTGTTAAGAGCATTGGCTAATTTTGATTTGGTACGTCTATATGCTGCACCTTATAATGCGACTCCAGATGCCAGCCATATTGGTGTGCCGGTAGTGAGCGTAAGTGGTACGAGTAAGGAAGATATCATCAGCCCAAAAAGAAATACGGTAAAAGAAAGTTATGATTTGATCGTAGCTGATTTGAAAAGAGCAGTAGAAATTTTACCAGCTGCTCCGGTAGGATTTACAGTGATTAACAAAGGTCATATTGGTCGTTTTGCTGCAGAGGCCTTATTAGCAAGAGTATATCTGTACATGGGCGACTATGTAAATGCGGAGCTAGCCGCTACAGACGTAATCACTAATGGTAAATATACTTTGCTAAGCAATGCGAATTACTTGAATTTCAGAGTTCAAAATAACTCGGAGTCAATCTTTGAAGTGGTTTTCAATACCACCAGCAACAATGGTACAGATGCTTTATCTAACTTCCTGACTCAAGGTGGAAGTTATGGTGATGGCCTGGCCACCGAAAATCTATTCAATGCTTACAAAGCAACGGATGCGAGAAGAGGTTTTGTGGTCAAAGGTAAAAGAACGGGTTCAGGTGGTGAGGATCCTGCTTATGTGATCACGAAGTACAATAACATCAGTACTTATGAGGAAGGCATCAAAGTGATCCGTCTTGCAGAAGTTTACCTGATTCGTGCAGAAGCCAGAGCAAAACAAACTGGAAAAGATGCTTTAGCAGCAGCTGATCTTGATGTGATCGCTAAACGTGCTGATTTAACGGCTACTACAACTACGGCAACCGGACAAGCTTTAATCGATTTGATCATCAATGAAAATAGGAAAGAATTTGCTTTTGAAGGACACCGTTTGTTCGACTTAACACGTAATAAATTGGCTTTTACTAAATATGGTATGAGTGATTTTGTGCTTCAAGTCCCTAATAATTCTTTGAAAACCGTTCTTCCAATTCCTTTGAGAGAGATGAACGCAAATCCAAATATGGAGCAAAACGAAGGTTATAAATAACGAATTATGAAATTACTAACGATAGTCTTGCCGCTGGTTTTCAGCTTCCTCAGTTTAACTGCTTACGCCGCTGCTCCTTCTGGAGATGGTCCTTATGTATTGTATAAAAACAACCAGATTGAAGTAAGCAGTATTGTGGTGGAAAACGGTGTGCAGAAAGTGAAACTGGAAACTTACCCCTTGAATAAGAAGTCTGGGGTACCGATAAATGTGGAGTTTTCTGAACATCCGGAATGGAATTTCTCTCTGAAATTGCAATCTGTACTGAAAAATGAACCAGCAGAATTTAAGCAGCCGGATAAGCTCCTTGCTCTTTCTGACATAGAAGGGGAATTTGAAGCATTAAGGAAGCTGCTGCTGGCCAATAAGGTAATGGATGAGCAATACAACTGGACCTTTGGTAAAGGACAACTAGTGATCTGTGGTGATTTATTTGACCGCGGACAAGAAGTGCCAGCTACCATTTGGCTGCTGTATAAACTCGAGCAGGATGCGAAAGCTAAAGGAGGGTATTTACATACGATTCTTGGCAATCATGACATCATGAACCTAAGTGGCGACCTGCGTTATGTAAAATCAAAATATTTCGACAATGCGAAGCTGATGGGCCTGGATTATATTCAGTTATACGGTCCTGATGCTGAGCTTGGACGATGGTTAAGAAGTAAAAACCTGATCGAAAAGATCGGTGATAATCTTTGTCTGCATGCAGGCGTAGCACCTATCATCAATACTTTGAAGATGAGTTTAAAAGATATCAATAACCGTTGCAGACCTTATTATGATCAATATAAAAAACCAGGAATGATTCCCGATAAAGAGGTTATGATGTTCTTTGATGGTACACGTTCTTCTTTATTCTGGTACAGGGGATACTTTGTAGAGCCTAAAGCAACTGAGGAGGAAATAGATCAGACTTTGGCACTGTATAAGGTGAAAACCATTATCGTTGGCCATACGATTACCGATACCAATGTAGGATTTTATTATAAAGGAAAGGTATTAGGAATAGATGTGAATCAGCATGCAGGAAAGCATGAAGGTGCTTTATACGAAAATAAAGCCTGGTATAAAATTGATACAACAGGTCAAAAAAACAATATTGGAACCTATTAAATAGGGGATTCCTTAGGGGGGATCATCCATCATCCACATTCAAAAATAAGCCGTCTCATAGTTAATTATGAGGCGGTTTTTTTTTGCTCTTACTCCTTACTGCGCTTCAGCTGAGCACTGACCCAGTAATGAGGCTTTATAGATGGTGTTTATTTGTTAATTAATGATTTAATTTGGTGTTATTATCAATAATTTGTGTTAGTTTTAATCCTGGTATTTAAAGAGAATAGGAT
It contains:
- a CDS encoding metallophosphoesterase; this translates as MKLLTIVLPLVFSFLSLTAYAAAPSGDGPYVLYKNNQIEVSSIVVENGVQKVKLETYPLNKKSGVPINVEFSEHPEWNFSLKLQSVLKNEPAEFKQPDKLLALSDIEGEFEALRKLLLANKVMDEQYNWTFGKGQLVICGDLFDRGQEVPATIWLLYKLEQDAKAKGGYLHTILGNHDIMNLSGDLRYVKSKYFDNAKLMGLDYIQLYGPDAELGRWLRSKNLIEKIGDNLCLHAGVAPIINTLKMSLKDINNRCRPYYDQYKKPGMIPDKEVMMFFDGTRSSLFWYRGYFVEPKATEEEIDQTLALYKVKTIIVGHTITDTNVGFYYKGKVLGIDVNQHAGKHEGALYENKAWYKIDTTGQKNNIGTY
- a CDS encoding RagB/SusD family nutrient uptake outer membrane protein, with protein sequence MKMIKYTSKILPLIVVALSFGACKKDLLNINPQQQTDVELVVIDLPTTKAAVMGTYGLLQSSAYYGRTMMILPDLMADNMYISKKNSKRYTNYDQYTVATNDSYSAATWNILYRTVVNANIIISKGKALTVPETETAEVNHLIGEAHVLRALANFDLVRLYAAPYNATPDASHIGVPVVSVSGTSKEDIISPKRNTVKESYDLIVADLKRAVEILPAAPVGFTVINKGHIGRFAAEALLARVYLYMGDYVNAELAATDVITNGKYTLLSNANYLNFRVQNNSESIFEVVFNTTSNNGTDALSNFLTQGGSYGDGLATENLFNAYKATDARRGFVVKGKRTGSGGEDPAYVITKYNNISTYEEGIKVIRLAEVYLIRAEARAKQTGKDALAAADLDVIAKRADLTATTTTATGQALIDLIINENRKEFAFEGHRLFDLTRNKLAFTKYGMSDFVLQVPNNSLKTVLPIPLREMNANPNMEQNEGYK